The Veillonellales bacterium DNA segment TGTGGAGCAGCAATAATCTGGCAGCCTCTTATTCCGGCACTGATGGCAATAAACGGCCAGCGCAACGCACTTTCATCCATAAATACCGGATAGGCCTTTTTTGCGCCTAATGGCGAAACTCCGCCCCGAATATAGCCGGTTAAACCTTGTACTTCTTTTAAATGCACCATCTCAACTTTTTTATTGCCGCTTGCGGCAGCCAATGCTTTTAAATTCAGCTCTGCCGCCCCGGGAATACAAGCCATCAGTACCCCGTTCTTGTCTCCCCGGGCTACTAATGTTTTGAAAACCTGCTCAGCCGGTAAACCCACTTTTCCCGCTACGTTTTCAGCGCTTAAATCCGACTCATCCACCTTGTACTCCCGCAGCTCATACGCTATTTTTAACCCGTCTAAAATACGGGCAGCGTTCGTCTTCTTCACACTTCTCCATCATCCTTATAAAAACAATAATAGCAACTTAGTTTGTCCCAGTATATAATTCCTGTCTGAATTTGTCAATATAACCCTGATTTCATTCAGGGCGTGTTCA contains these protein-coding regions:
- the ybaK gene encoding Cys-tRNA(Pro) deacylase, which produces MKKTNAARILDGLKIAYELREYKVDESDLSAENVAGKVGLPAEQVFKTLVARGDKNGVLMACIPGAAELNLKALAAASGNKKVEMVHLKEVQGLTGYIRGGVSPLGAKKAYPVFMDESALRWPFIAISAGIRGCQIIAAPQELAQAVNAQIISIAAWGTQQ